The genome window AAGATAGTTGACGAAAGCTGGGATTTCAGAAACTCAAATACGAAAGAATACACCCATTGTTTTCACGTCTACCCTGCAATGATGATACCGCAAGTTGCCAGAAGAATCATCGACAACTTCGGAAATAAAGCAAGACTTTTATTTGACCCTTACTGCGGAACCGGCACATCCTTAGTTGAAGCCAACCTTAAAGGCATCAACGCAGTCGGGACAGACATAAATCCGTTAGCAAGGCTAATTGCCACAGCGAAAACGACTAAGATAGACATACAGGTTTTGGACTTGTTTCTGCATGACTTTATAAGTTACTTCTTTTCAATCAATTTCAATATTGAAAAAATAAAATCAGTAGTTATTCCACTGATAAAAAATATTGATTTTTGGTTTTCAAAAAGCGTTCAGAAAAAATTGGGAGTTTTACTTTCCTACATTGAGAACATAAATGACATTTCAATAAGAAACTTTTTCAAGGTTGCTTTTAGCGAAACAGTGCGCGAAACTTCTTATGTGAAACACGGGGAATTCAAATTAGTAAGGAGAAAAGACTTTAATGAGGTAGAAGATCCTGATGTGTTTGGAATAATGATAACTAAGTTATCAAGAAACAAGCAAGGATTGATTGAATTCCAAAAGACCTGCAAGAACGGCTCATTTACAAAGGTTTTGGACTTTAATACCGTCAATTCAATTCCCGACCAAATAATACCTCCCGCTAGCGTCGATATTATTGTCACTTCGCCGCCTTATGGCGATTCACGAACGACAGTCGCATACGGACAGTATTCGCGATTAGCAAATGAATGGCTTGGCTACAAATCGGCAAATAAAATTGACAATATCCTAATGGGTGGGGAAAGACGAAAACACAACCATACTTTTAGCAGCCACTTATTGAACGATGTGATTCATCTGATCCGGAAGCAAGACGAGGAGAGAGCAAGGGATGTAATTTCATTTTACGAAGATTATGAGAAGTCAATCAATAATGTTTCTAGCGCGCTGAAAAAAGGCGGGTATGCTTCTTACGTGGTCGGCAACAGAACAGTGAAAGGAGTGAGCATGCCTACTGATGAAATTACCGCAGAACTTTTTGAACAAAATAATTTCACGCACATCGAAACGATTGTCAGAAATATTCCAAACAAGCGAATGCCTTTAAAAAACAGTCCTTCAAATGTTGTTGGCGAAACTGCTTCAACTATGAAGAACGAATATATTGTCGTCTGCCAGAAACATTAATATGAGATTAACCGAACTGATTAAACGGCTGCAAGCATTAGAGAGAAGAGGTTTTGTAGAGACTTCCAGAAGTGGACCTACGGGGATTGGACACTTATTGGAACGAGAACTGGGGCTTAAGGAATCAAATGTTGCAATCCCTGACATTGGCGGACGAGTCGAGATGAAGGGAACAAGACGAGATGCAAAGTCCCTAATCACGCTTTTCACATTCAACAAAGCAGTTTGGAAAGTCAGTCAGAAAGAAATACTGGAGAGGTACGGTTACAAAGACGAGCAGGGCAGACAAGCGCTGTACAACATTGTCAGTAACAAGAGACCGAACTCACAAGGCTTTTATTTGGAATCCGATCCCAAAAGACATCTCATTATTCTAAGAAACAAAAACGACAAGGGCGTAGTATTTGCCGAGTGGAGCACTTACGTAATTGCAGGGAAATTCATGACAAAGTTGGACAGATTACTCTTAGTGCTCGCTGACAACAAAATAGTAAATGGCAAAGAGCATTTTCACTTCAATGAGGCATATCTACTCGAAAATCCTGCACCTGAAAACTTTTTGGAAGCATTTGAACGCAGCGAAATGATGATAGATATGAGGATGCACTTATACCCGTCGGGCGGAGTTCGCAATCACGGAACCGGTTTCCGCATCTCAGAAAAAAATCTTAAGCTACTTTACGCTCACAAAAAACGATTAGTATAGTATTAAGGTTCGGACAGGGATAAGCCCTGTCCTTACATAAGATTTCAACAAAAAAAGACTTTGATTATAACCGCCTGAGCAGTAAACCCTGCTCTTTTTTAGTTAATGAAAAAAATCTTAGTCCTCATTCCGGCTTTTAATGCCGAG of Candidatus Zixiibacteriota bacterium contains these proteins:
- a CDS encoding site-specific DNA-methyltransferase, translating into MKKLTRKSTNKRIRKSKTGSLKEIATRKKVLVAREPEVEYQTKLKDRSKIVDESWDFRNSNTKEYTHCFHVYPAMMIPQVARRIIDNFGNKARLLFDPYCGTGTSLVEANLKGINAVGTDINPLARLIATAKTTKIDIQVLDLFLHDFISYFFSINFNIEKIKSVVIPLIKNIDFWFSKSVQKKLGVLLSYIENINDISIRNFFKVAFSETVRETSYVKHGEFKLVRRKDFNEVEDPDVFGIMITKLSRNKQGLIEFQKTCKNGSFTKVLDFNTVNSIPDQIIPPASVDIIVTSPPYGDSRTTVAYGQYSRLANEWLGYKSANKIDNILMGGERRKHNHTFSSHLLNDVIHLIRKQDEERARDVISFYEDYEKSINNVSSALKKGGYASYVVGNRTVKGVSMPTDEITAELFEQNNFTHIETIVRNIPNKRMPLKNSPSNVVGETASTMKNEYIVVCQKH
- a CDS encoding MvaI/BcnI family restriction endonuclease — its product is MRLTELIKRLQALERRGFVETSRSGPTGIGHLLERELGLKESNVAIPDIGGRVEMKGTRRDAKSLITLFTFNKAVWKVSQKEILERYGYKDEQGRQALYNIVSNKRPNSQGFYLESDPKRHLIILRNKNDKGVVFAEWSTYVIAGKFMTKLDRLLLVLADNKIVNGKEHFHFNEAYLLENPAPENFLEAFERSEMMIDMRMHLYPSGGVRNHGTGFRISEKNLKLLYAHKKRLV